A region from the Rhizoctonia solani chromosome 13, complete sequence genome encodes:
- a CDS encoding Retrotransposon-derived protein PEG10, which produces MLIAPENLGIQNITAYVTQTQASFANIDTGATANVYRGVYVEPGNRTNIQVVIKSARTSDLESTSERTRQRTQKNLLRELAVWNSLQRSPHPNVLSLLGVAYIPSSRWLCSVSEYCQSSLEAYFKNPPSKPEYIRFMKEILAGLVHMHSFDPPIAHGDLKLASCLKSHARQSSNLRQANLLLSFDGIIKLCDFGQARFCNDQRGLASDASTTFESTHRFMSPELFVASSKVRPTNLSDVWAYGCVALQQADALSHYQKRTYGTQRNNERSKSKFKARKAACPTMPTASRLLDELNRLIDSNLIDISSFTPDRMSLDFDGTMPSWPDNIVDFGDQGLSPNRKILCRGNRAELWVHQETSVTTQVVTTYVVKAPIPPTRLRPRKTKLDPFQYLLRRIVRERYSLQHQNIVEMIGIDTSFGIYAGLVFEFCENLSLRSYKSNQFFDQLDLLRHAVQMLEGLHYLHTFPTPIVHGDLNPSNIMVDGRGTLKLSTFSLSQITTSIPQAESSQPSADRIEVIRYLSPEMLSDSAIPSIRSDIWAYGCILFWLFSSLEPYHETKREYDVEKLIQRGVLPNDAQVLREETEVDGRFRQNSQREWLFNGISDRAENCWSPSGWPTANDLLIFVRELSSEMDELEDTSTWMSRVSNLSGSIIRPPILWVQGGSTSGSWRYPKASRLNPDPRTTKISMSWTKASFKRGFFRSRTEVIIKFSMSGQSSTGSSHQIASRSAVKHEIAILMQLQHSNVCSLWGYEEDTFGSPSSPAIVTEFCPNGTLGEYLTRCSDQLHISARLHLMENILNGVSYLHEKVTDGIIVHGNLNMDTSVVVDKDGTAKIRNFEFAFQYAHNQSPGVVATVIRAPALAPMPSRWHPPEMFLETLGSDGSLMTRYNDLWAVGCLLAAICSSLEPYSGTNIPAVFSRIANKDKPYSRGTHSPTPFPIIPSTRSGVPHPYSRPTSRSSRRSIPANSQPASRSASPTLQDLPRMEPEPSPSALLKAITALTVTVGSLQDQIRAQSQQITELRAICKETADLLGDKDQGATQAKPGPLTGPVTPPTHSGGETHTPGTVRPGLKAPFRPSRGTGFDSEEEEEPRPLKKEPQGTPRRHLGSLTPFDAGSSVKRPKMDLPDPYKGDARGQKATQWLDQMMLWVALHRDQFDEEEQMVVWILYHMTDKAADWALPIIGSIIKGKGNPPTTIQALTAKFKEAFADPDAKRAAARKIAVLSQSTTTSEYVTEFRNLMAELDWNKEAYIAQFTRGLHWKVKELLSTKDSIPDELKAIFAAAIKIDNIRRKNEENRPKKAPAKSPATVATSTTTTRVRLSEDPNYVTPEERDRRRAAGLCVKCGQKGHGIKQCPNGWKATIKEAAKIGEVVESEKE; this is translated from the exons ATGCTAATAGCTCCTGAAAACCTTGGGATACAGAATATCACTGCATATGTAACACAAACGCAAGCTAGCTTTGCAAACATTGATACTGGTGCTACGGCGAACGTTTACCG TGGTGTATACGTCGAGCCCGGTAATCGTACAAACATCCAA GTCGTTATAAAGTCAGCCCGAACCAGTGACCTAGAAAGTACGTCAGAAAGGACCAGGCAGCGAACCCAAAAG AACTTACTCAGAGAGCTTGCCGTCTGGAACTCTCTTCAACGTAGCCCTCATCCAAATGTACTATCGCTTTTAGGAGTCGCATACATACCTTCAAGTAGATGGCTCTGCTCAGTTAGTGAATACTGTCAATCTAGCCTTGAAGCG TACTTCAAGAATCCGCCTTCCAAGCCTGAGTATATTAGGTTT ATGAAAGAAATACTGGCTGGATTGGTTCATATGCATAGCTTTGACCCACCAATCGCACACGGAGACCTCAAATTAGCAAGTTGTTTAAAATCTCATGCCCGCCAATCGTCTAACCTTAGACAGGCCAATTTGCTCCTTAGCTTCGACGGAATCATCAAGTTGTGTGACTTTGGACAGGCGAGATTTTGTAATGATCAACGAGGACTTGCATCTGACGCGTCAACGACATTTGAATCAACGCACCGGTTTATGAGTCCTGAGCTGTTTGTAGCCAGCTCCAAAGTCCGCCCAACCAATCTTTCCGATGTATGGGCCTATGGATGTGTAGCCTTACAG CAGGCTGATGCCTTATCACACTATCAAAAACGAACATATGGTACCCAGCGCAATAATGAGCGGTCGAAGTCCAAGTTCAAAGCCCGAAAAGCCGCATGCCCCACGAT GCCAACCGCTAGTCGTTTACTCGACGAGCTAAATCGCTTGATAGACAGTAACTTGATCGACATCTCTTCTTTTACTCCCGATAGGATGTCACTTGACTTTGACGGCACTATGCCTTCTTGGCCGGATAATATCGTTGATTTTGGTGACCAAGGATTATCTCCGAACCGCAAAATTCTTTGCAGAGGGAATAGGGCCGAGCTATGGGT CCATCAAGAGACCTCCGTTACTACCCAAGTAGTTACAACATACGTTGTCAAAGCGCCAATCCCCCCAACACGTCTTCGTCCAAGAAAGACCAAATTGGATCCCTTTCAATAT CTCCTGAGGAGGATTGTTCGAGAGCGCTATAGTCTCCAGCATCAGAATATAGTAGAAATGATTGGGATCGATACTAGCTTCGGTATATACGCTGGACTAGTTTTCGAGTTCTGTGAGAACTTATCTCTCCGATCT TATAAATCAAATCAGTTTTTCGATCAACTCGACCTTCTTCGTCAT GCAGTTCAAATGCTAGAAGGACTACATTATTTACACACGTTTCCCACTCCAATTGTTCATGGGGACCTCAACCCG TCAAACATTATGGTTGACGGACGGGGAACATTGAAACTCAGTACTTTCAGCTTATCCCAGATTACCACAAGCATCCCCCAAGCGGAATCAAGTCAACCTTCAGCTGACCGTATTGAAGTCATTCGCTATCTAAGCCCAGAGATGCTATCCGACTCCGCAATACCTTCGATTAGATCAGACATCTGGGCTTACGGTTGTATATTATTTTGG CTTTTTTCGAGCTTAGAGCCATACCATGAAACCAAACGAGAGTATGATGTTGAAAAATTGATTCAAAGGGGAGTTCTCCCGAATGATGCTCAGGTATTACGCGAAGAGACCGAAGTCGATGGACGTTTTCGACAAAATAGCCAAAGGGAATGGCTTTTCAATGGAATATCGGACAGAGCAGAAAATTGCTGGAGTCCAAGCGGCTGGCCGACCGCAAACGATCTCCTAATTTTTGTTCGGGAACTCTCGAGTGAGATGGACGAACTCGAAGACACGAGCACATGGATGTCCAGAGTGTCCAATTTATCTGGAAGCATCATTCGCCCACCGATTTTGTGGGTTCAAGGTGGAAGCACAAGTGGCTCGTGGAG ATATCCGAAAGCATCGCGTCTCAATCCCGATCCGCGGACAACCAAGATCAGCATGAGCTGGACCAA AGCATCATTTAAGCGTGGTTTCTTCCGTTCCCGAACCGAG GTTATCATCAAGTTCTCAATGTCCGGTCAATCAAGCACTGGGTCTAGCCATCAAATAGCATCGCGCTCA GCAGTTAAACATGAGATAGCTATCCTGATGCAACTTCAACATTCAAATGTATGCTCCCTATGGGGATACGAAGAAGACACCTTTGGGTCTCCAAGCTCTCCAGCGATTGTAACGGAATTTTGTCCCAATGGAACACTCGGGGAG TACCTTACCCGATGCTCTGATCAACTTCATATTTCCGCAAGGTTGCACTTG ATGGAAAACATATTGAATGGTGTAAGCTACTTACACGAAAAAGTTACCGATGGTATAATTGTTCATGGGAATTTAAATATGGAT ACATCAGTCGTAGTGGATAAAGACGGCACGGCAAAAATACGGAACTTCGAGTTTGCATTTCAGTATGCGCACAATCAATCTCCAGGCGTTGTGGCTACAGTGATTCGTGCGCCTGCCTTGGCGCCAATGCCCTCACGATGGCACCCGCCCGAGATGTTTCTGGAAACTTTAGGCTCAGATGGGTCACTAATGACTCGATATAATGATCTATGGGCAGTGGGCTGCTTGCTGGCTGCG ATATGTAGCAGCTTGGAGCCATACTCTGGCACCAACATTCCGGCAGTGTTCTCTCGAATCGCTAATAAAGACAAgccttactcaagag gcacccattcccccacgccgtttccaattattccatccacacgctctggcgtcccccacccatactcccgtcctactagccgctcctctcgacgttccattccagccAATTCCCAACCGGCCTCTCGCAGCGCATCACCCActttgcaagacttgccaaggatggaaccagaaccgtccccttccgctctcctcaaggctatcacagccctcacagtcACCGTTGGGTCCCTACAGGATCAAATCCGAGCCCAGAGCCAACAAATTACTGAGCtcagggccatatgcaaggagaccgcagacctccttggggacaaagaccaaggagcaacccaagccaagcctggcccactgactgggcctgtcactcctcccacccactcgggaggagaaacccacactccaggcacggttaggcctgggctcaaggccccattccggccttcaagaggaaccgggtttgactcagaggaagaggaagagccaAGGCCCctcaaaaaggagcctcaaggaacgcctagaaggcacttgggatccctcacccccttcgacgcagggtccagcgtaaaaagacccaagatggatcTTCCCGACCCCTATAAGGGCGATGCCAGGGGACAAAAAGCCACTCAGTGGCTGGATCAAATGATGCtatgggtagccctccatcGCGATCAATtcgacgaggaagagcagatggtcgtgtggattttgtaccacatgacagacaaggccgccgactgggctctccccatcattgggagcatcatcaagggcaagggaaacccccctaccaccatccaggccctaacAGCCAAATTTAAGGAGGCCTTCGCCGACCCCGACGCCAAACGGGCAGccgccagaaaaattgcggTTCTCTCCCAATCCACCACTACCTCCGAGTatgtcacggagttccgcaatctcatggcggagctagactggaacaaggaggcctatattgcgcagttcacgcgaggcctccactggaaggtcaaggaactgctatCCACCAAAGATAGCATCCCTgacgagctcaaagccatcttTGCGGCGGCaattaaaattgacaatatccgccgcaaaaatgaggagaatcgccctaaaaaggcaccagccaagtccccggccaccgtggccacctccacaaccaccaccagggtccgcctatccgaGGACCCTAACTAtgtcaccccggaggaacgagaccgccgccgcgcagcAGGGCTATGCGTTAAATGCGGGCAAAAGGGGCATGggatcaaacagtgccccaacggctggaaagccacaatcaaggaggccGCCAAGATAGGAGAGGTCGTAGAATCGGAAAAAGAGTGA
- a CDS encoding Retrotransposable element Tf2 protein yields MDSNKKPLLFLEMTLRDYPTDPIKTLIDSGATSNFISPSLVEKLKIPKTLLENPRVVRMLDGTISQTGRIWHQVQLAVSANGHPHIIPFLVCPIGNTPAILGMTWLTAEAPLIDWQQGLVTFPEQVQIASEEEADSDPLADLPPQYHEFAKVFGKEEFKVLPPHREYDISIDLVPDAKLTPGPIYGMTDAESKALKQHIDEELATGKIRPSTSSAGAPVMFVKKADGSLRLVVDYRKLNKVTHKNVYPLPRQDDLMAKLRHAKIFTKLDLRWGYNNVRIKEGDEWKTAFRTKYGLFEYLVMPFGLTNAPAAFQHFMNNLFRDLIDVTVVIYLDDILIFLEKTEDHPSHVREVLSRLMKNQLFCKLSKCHFHVTTVDYLGIVISPDGFSMDQKKIEAVTSWPTPRTVKQVQAFLGFVNYLRRFIPNFSLVARPLHNLTKKETPWSWGNLEEVAFQELRSLVTRSPVLIHSNPDLPYYLETDASGVAMGAILSQRGPDNWLHPIAYMSKSFSGAEANYDTHDKELLAIIKALEEWRIFLEATDRPIQVFTDHRNLEYWMQARTFNRRHARWRIFLSDFNFEIHYRPGKQSGKPDALSRRSDYTDSPQEPEIMLPAEVFANTSEEEVEIVTEIRTKLKEDPLLEPIITFLTEDADNAPPSIRKAYRDYDWEEDLLWYRGKLVVPDSEPLKERLLKEFHDSPLAGHPGQQRTLELLSRNYWWPGMKSSAKEWVECCPICQANCRAHAPVIALKPLEVPPFPFHTISYDFITGFPKSNGHDAILVVIDSFSKFGHFIPTTKKVTSKGLAELFVSHVWKLHGLC; encoded by the coding sequence atgGACTCGAACAAAAAACCGTTACTCTTCCTAGAAATGACACTGCGTGACTATCCGACGGACcctatcaaaaccctcatcgactctggcgccacctccaactTTATTTCCCCCTCCttagtagaaaaactcaaaatcccaaaaaccctacttgaaaatccacgagtagtgagaatgttagatggtaccatatctcagactggtcgcatatggcaccaggttcaacttgcggtctcggccaatggccatccccacaTTATCCCTTTCCtcgtttgccccataggcaacacaccggctattctaggcatgacatggttaacggcagaagctcctttaattgattggcaacagggactagtcaccttccctgaacaagttcaaattgcctcagaagaagaagcggactcAGACCCCTTAGCGGACcttccccctcagtaccatgagtttgctaaagtctttggcaaagaagaatttaaggtcctccctccacatagggagtatgacatctctatagaccttgtcccggACGCCAAACTGAcccctggccccatatacggcatgacGGATGCAGAATCTAAGGCGTTGAAGCAGCACATTGACGAGGAAttggcaacgggcaagatccgccccagcacctCATCTGCCGGCgcccccgtcatgtttgtaaagaaggcagacggatccctcaggctggttgtggattacaggaagttgaacaaggttacccacaaaaacgtctatcccctaccaagacaggatgacctcatggcaaaaCTCAGGCACGCTAAGATCTTTACCAAGTTGGACCTACGTTGGGGCTACAACAATGTAcgcatcaaggaaggagacgaatggaagacggcctttagaaccaaatacggcctCTTTGAATATCTAGTCATGCCATTCggcctcaccaatgcccctgcagcgtttcaacactttatgaacaatctattcagggacctgatTGATGTAACCGTGGTAATCTACCTAGAcgacatcctcatcttcttgGAGAAAACTGAAGACCATCCGTCCCATGTCAGAGAGGTACTATCGCGCCTCATGAAGAACCAACTATTCTGCAAATTGTcaaaatgccacttccacgtgaCCACCGTAGACTACCTTggtattgtcatctccccgGACGGattctcaatggaccaaaagaagattgaggcggtCACCTCTTGGCCCACGCCCAGAACGGTtaaacaagtccaggccttcctagggtttgtgAACTACCTCAGAcgcttcatccccaatttcagcttggttgctcGCCCCCTCcataacctcaccaaaaaggaaaccccttggtcatggggtaacctagaAGAAGTAGCATTCCAGGAGCTGAGGTCCCTTGTTACCCGGTCGCCCGTCCTCATTCATTCTAACCCGGACCTCCCTTACTACCTTGAAACGGACGCATcgggagtagccatgggagccatactcagccaacgagGCCCAGATAATTGGTTACATCCcattgcctacatgtcaaaatccttctcaGGAGCCGAAGCAaattacgacacccatgacaaggagctcctggccataatcaaggcattagaggaatggaggattttcttagaagcaacggacagaccaatccaggtgttcACGGACCATAGAaatctggaatattggatgcaggcacggacgtTCAACAGAAGGCATGCGCGATGGCGGATtttcctgagcgacttcaactTCGAAATACACTATCGCCCAGGCAAGCagtcagggaagccagatgccCTATCCAGAAGGTCAGATTACACGGACAGCCCTCAGGAACCAGAGATCATGCTCCCAGCAGAAGTCTTCGCCAACAcgtcagaggaagaagttgagattgttacagaaatacgcaccaagctcaaggaagATCCCTTGCTGGAGCCAATCATCACATTCCTGACAGAGGACGCAGATAACGCACCTCCCTCTATTCGAAAGGCCTACCGGGActacgattgggaagaagacctcctatggtaccgcggaaagttagttgtcccagactcagaaccccTAAAAGAACGGCTCCTGaaggaattccacgactctccactggcaggacatccaggacagCAACGAACCCTGGAACTACTAAGCAgaaactactggtggccgggAATGAAGTCCTCGGCCAAAGAGTGGGTTGAGTGTTGTCCcatatgccaagccaattgcCGCGCCCACGCCCCAGTTATTGCTCTAAAGCCACTGGAAGTTCCCCCATTCCCTTTCCACACCATTTCCTACGACTTTATCACAGGTTTCCCAAAGTCAAATGGACACGACGCAATTTtggtagtcattgactccttttccaaattcGGACACTTTatcccaactaccaagaaaGTCACGTCCAAGGGTCTAGCGGAATTATTTGTCTCgcatgtgtggaaacttcACGGGttgtgttaa